The sequence TCCCTAACAGCGTTGCGGCTTGTTGAATTGTGGCAGACGACGCTTAGAGATACTTTTCTAGCGTGTTTGCCAGTGTGGTCTTGGGAACGGCACCAACTACCATATCAACCCGCTGACCACCCTTAAAAATCATCAGCGTGGGAATGCTGCGGATTCCATATTGGCTGGCTACATTGGGGTTCTCGTCTGTGTTGACTTTGACGACCTTTATC is a genomic window of Microcoleus sp. FACHB-672 containing:
- the trxA gene encoding thioredoxin produces the protein MSAAAQVTDATFKQEVLESEVPVLVDFWAPWCGPCRMVAPVVDEIAQQYDGQIKVVKVNTDENPNVASQYGIRSIPTLMIFKGGQRVDMVVGAVPKTTLANTLEKYL